GCTGAGCGCCGAGGCTCCGGTGGTGGTGCCCGCCGTAACCGAGGCGGTGCGGCCCGGCACGCTGGAACGCGATGTGGTGGTGGCAGGTAAGGAACTGGTGGCGCTGGCTGGTGGTCTTGACTCTCTGCTCCTCTATCCCTTTGGCTGCACCGAACAGCGGATCAGCCTGGCCCGCGCCGGTATCGGCACCCGCCAATTCGGCGGCGCCCTACTGGGGCCCGATGGTTCGGAGGAGCGGATCAAGGCCAGTATGCGGGCGACCCAGGAATGGATCGCCCAATCCGTGGCCGATAATGGCCTGGTATCCTACTGGCCGGGCGGGCGCGGCTATGTGGCGGTGACGGCCTGGGCGGTGCAGTTCATGACCGAGGCCAAGGCGGCGGGGTTGGCGGTGGATCAATCCCTGCTCGACAAGCTGAGTGTGGCGCTGAAACAGTCGTTGCGCTCGGACTACCGCGACTTCGTCGACGGCCAGTCCTGGTCGGAGCGGTCCTGGGCGCTGGCGGCGCTGACCGGGGCGGGGCAGGGGGATGCCACCTATGCCGCCGAACTGGCGCGCAAGGCACCCAATCTGCGCGCCGAGGCCTTGGCCCAGGTTGCCTGGGCCCTGGCCAAATCGCCCGCTACCCCGGTCTCGATCCTGGGCGAGATGCAAAAGCGTCTGTGGTCCAATGTGGTGGTCAAGCTGGACAAGGGCCGGGACGTTTATGGCGGCTTGCAGGAAGACGGAGGCCTGAGCCCGCTGATCCTGCCGTCGGAAACCCGGACCCTGGCCCAGATTCTGCGGGCCTCCATGGCCGTTCAGCCCACCGAGCCGCGCAACCGCATGCTGGCCGATGCCCTGCTGGCTCTGGGCAAGGGCGATGGCTGGGGCAGCACCAACGCCAATGCCGAAGCCCTGCTGGCCCTGGCCGACTGGATCAAGGCGGGAGGGACCAAAGCGGGCGAGAGCGCCGCCACCATCGCCTTTGGGGCGGAACGGCGGCAACTGACCCTGTCCGATACGGTTCCGGCGGTGCGCCAGAGCATTCAGGCTAGCGAGGCGACGATCAGCCTGGGCGCTCCGTCGCCGGAACCCTTGGCGGTATGGGTGCGGACCAGCTATCTGCCCGAGGCCGATGGCAGCGCCCAGGCATCCGCCGCGCGCGGCTTCGCCGTGGATCGTGACGTGTGGATAGTGGCGGGCGATGGCGGGCTGACCCGGCGGATCGCCCTGGATACCCATTCCACCACCATTGCTCTGGCGGTGGGCGAGGTGATCGAGGATCACGTCACCGTGGTCAATTCCGCCGACCGGGCCCATATCGCCGTGGTGGTTCCTTTGGCTGCCGGAATGGAGCCGCTGAACCCCGCCCTGGCAACGGCTCCGCCAGAAGCCAAGCCGTCGGAAGCGGTGACTCGGGCGCCGTCCTATGCCGCCTTCCTGGACGACAAGGTCAGTTACTTCTATGACGAACTGCCCAAGGGAACCTATCACTTCCGCCTGCGCAGCCGCGCCACCGTGCCCGGCCGCTTCATCCAGCCCGCAGCGGCGGCGCGCGCCATGTACGACGACACGGTGAACGGCAATGGCAACGGGGCGCTGGTGGTGATCGCGCGGCCATGACCAGGGGGAGGCGCGCAGCCTTCGGAATTACGGCAGGGCTGGTCCTTACCCTGGCGGTCCTGTGGCCGCGCGCCGACCTTGCCGCGCCAGCCATGACCCGCATCCTGCTGGACCGCCACGGGACTTTCCTGGCCCAGTCGGGCGGCAGCGACGCCACCGGCTATGGCTACTGGCCGGTGGAGCGCGTTCCCGAACGGGTGGCCGCCGCCATCATTGCCATCGAGGACCGCCGTTTTACCGCCCATCCGGGGGTGGACCCCGTCGCCACGGTCAGGGCCGCGGCCGAGCGTCTGAGGGGCGCGGGCCGTTCCGGAGCCTCGACCATCGCCATGCAGGTGGCCCGCATGCAGATGCCGGGACCGCGCACCTTGCCGCGCAAGCTGCTGGAGGCGGCCACCGCCATGATCATGGTGGCCCGTCATGGACGTGAAGAGGTCTTGCGGCACTATTTGCGCCTGGTGCCTTTCGGCAATGGCAGCCACGGCATCGCCCATGCCGCCCGCTGGTATCTGGACAAGCCGGTGGACGATCTGTCCTGGGCCGAGATCGCCTTTCTGTCGGCCATCCCCCAGGCCCCGGCCCGGATGAACCCTTATACCTCCGAGGGCAAGGCCCGCGCGGTACGGCGCGGCCATCGCATCCTGGCCCATCTGCATCAGGCCGGATTGATGGGGGCGGAGGAGTTCGCCCTGGCCGAAAGCCAGATCGAACATCTGGTGGTTCCGCGACATGGCCGTCGACCGGCCGAGATGATTCATCCCGTGCTGCGGTTGCAGCGCGCCTTGGCCGCCTCGCCATCCCCGGTGGCGCCTCTGGTGTTCACCACCTTGGATCTGGCAGTCCAGCGCCGGGTGCAGGAGGCCGCCTCGCGTCTGATGCCCGACTGGCGGGCCAGGGGGGCCGAGCAGGTGGCGGTGGTGGTCATGGACCGTTCCAGCCGCGAGGTTCTCGCCTGGCTGGGCTCGGAATCGTATTTCTCGCCCCAAGGCGGGGCCATCGATTTCACCGCCGTCAGCCGGTCGCCCGGCAGTGCCTTGAAACCCCTCATCTACGCCCTGGCGCTCGATCGCGGGCGCATCGCCGCCAATACCATCCTGGCCGATCTGCCCGAGACCCAGTGGGGCATCGACAATTCCGACCACGACTATCTCGGTCCCATGCTGCCGCGCCAGGCCCTGGCCAATTCGCGCAATGTCCCGGCGGTCTCGGTGCTGCGCCAGGCGGGGCTGGACGAGACCCATCTGTTTCTCTCCACATTGGGGGTGCACGACAATACCCAGGCGGCCTCGCGCTATGGGCTGGTGCTGGCGGTGGGCGCCATGCCCACCACGCTGGAGCGGTTGATCCGAGCCTATGGCGCCATTGCCGATGACGGCAGGCTGAAGGATCTGTCGTGGTGGCGCGGCCAGGAGGTTTCCCCGCCGGGACAGGTTCTGGCGGCGGCGACGGCGCGGCAGATCACCTTGTTCCTGTCCGATCCGGCGGCACGGCTGCCCACTTTTCCCCGTTTGGGCGCCAACGAGGCCGGAATTCCCATCGCCATCAAGACCGGTACCTCCCAGGGCTATCGCGATGCCTGGGCCGTGACCTGGACCATCGACACCATGGTGGGGGTGTGGACCGGGCGGGCGCGGGGCACCACCATGCAGGCCATGACCGGGGCGCAGTCCTCGGCGCGGCTCGCCCAGGAAATCCTGGTCGGTCTGAGAGAGGCCCGGCCCGATTCCTTGGCAGAACGTGCTTTCCCGCCCCCCGCCAATTACCGGCCGGTGGAGTTGTGCGCCCGGACGGGATTGCGCTCGGCGGGGCGGTGTTCCCAGACCCTGGTGGAATGGTTCGCCGATGGCCGTCCGCCTGAGGAGGATGATGTCTTCCAGCTCCTGAAGGTGGATTTGCGCAACGGTTTGCTGGCGGCGCCGTGGACGCCTGGGGATTACGTGGTCGAGCGCACCTTCGCCGCCTTTCCGCCCGAGCATGCCGCCTGGGGCAGCGCCAATGCCCTGGCGCCGCCGCCAACGGAACTCAGCCCCCTGGACCGGCCCTCGGACCGGGCGCCGACGGCTGCGCGGCCGGGTGCCGTCGGGACGCGGGATGCCGGGGCGGGATTGCGGGTCATCGCGCCCCGCGACGGCCTACGCATGGCGCGCAATCCCGAAACCCCGCCCGAGGCCGATATGCTCAATCTCCGCGCCACGGTCGGACGCGGCGTTACCACGGTGGTGTGGCTGGTGGACGGCAGGCCTTGGGCCGAGGCGGGGGCGCATGATCCGGTTCACTGGCCGCTTAGCGCCGGAACCCATGTGTTTCAAGTGACAAGCCAAGACGGCACCCAGAGATCGGCCCCGGTGGCCATTTCGGTGGAATAGGAGCCAGAGCGGCGATCAACCGGCAATCTCTGGAGCCATGGTGGTGCCGGTTGCCTTGGCGCGTGACACCGCAACAGCGGAAGGCAGCATTCAGTGGGGGCGACGACAAATTACCATGAGATCCGGTCATTGGCCGCTCGATGAGGTGACGCTATGCGCCCCTCGGCCTCGCCCCGATGACCAGCGCCAGAAGTCCGATGGCCAGAAATTGAACGATCAGGACCAGCAATCCGGAATCCTCGGGATGGGCCAGGGACAGCCCGCCATGGGCCAGGGCCGCCGCCGCCAGCCCGCCCAGCATTACCGGCAGCCGGGGTTCCAAGCAGGCGCCGCGCCGTAGCATCAGCAGCAGGACAGTGGTGGGGATGGCGGTGATCACCGCGATATCGGGCAGGCAATGGAGATGGGGCCCGCTCAACAGTTCGCCGGACTCCGGGGCCAGCCATTCCAGAACGCATTGGCGGCCGAATCCGCCCAGCCACACCAGCATGGACGGCACCGGCAGCAGCGCCCAGAGCCTGGGTGTTCCCGGAATGGTCAGCGCGAGGCCAGCGATGGCGGCGCAAAACGCGGTCAGCCCGCAGGCGATCAGTTGGATCACGAAGGCGGGCTCCGCCATGCGCAAGCCCAAATCCGCCCGCAATCCCATGGCCAAGGCGATGGCGCCGACCACCGGAATCGCCAGGGCGAACCAACCGAGGGCGCGCCGGGTCGGCGGCGCCAAACGCCGGACCGGTCGTGCATCTTGGCTCAAGGAAAGGATCAGGTCGTCGGTCCGCATTATAGCTCCCTTCCCGTCAGGGCGGCCCGCAGGGACTTGAGCCCGCGATGGACCGCCACCTTCAACGCGCCCACGGTCATGCCGGTTTCGGCAGCCGCCTCCTTCAGCGAGCGCTCTTCCAATTTCAAAAGTTCCACGGCGCGGCGCTGGCCTTCGGGCAGATCGGCGATGGCGCGGCGCAGCAACTGAGGGTCGCCCTGGGTCTCTTGGGGTTCTTCGGCGGCGACATCGGGTAGACCGAACTCGAAACTCCATTCGGGGCGTTCATGCACGGTGCGCCGCGCTGATTTGCGGGCGGCATCGGCGATACGAAACTGAGCGATGGCCATCAGCCAGGGGATGAAGGGCCGATTGGGATCATAGGTGTGGCGGACGCGATGCAGTGAGATCAGAACCTCCTGAACGATATCCTCGCAATCGGTATCGCCCCACCGGCGACGAATGGTCCGGCGCAGCATGGGGGCAATCTCTGCCAGCAACCGGCCATAGGCCGCCCCATCGCCATCCTGGGCGGCGGCCATCAGAGCGCCCCAGGCGGTGCCGGTTCCATTCTGCTCGCCGCTGGTCACGGATCGGCCACCCTTGCTTTCGATCAAGCCCGACAATGCCTCGAATGGAGTATCGGCAGCAATATCCATGGCGGGAATGGCCTTTGCTTCCACGGGATCCTGAAGTGAGTTCGTCGGCAATGGCGCATAGGTTACAGCCCCGTCGTCGCCCCCCATGGATGTCGACATTATTTTGGCCTCAGCATGGCCAGTTCCGCTTCCAGCACCGCGATTCGCCGGTCGCGCTCGTCCAGCAATGCCGCGACCTCGGCGGCCTCGAAGCGTCGGGGAATATGCTGGGGGCAATTGGCGTCCCAGGCGGCGACGCTAAACAAGATGACCCGTTCGGGCCGGGCTCTGTAATCGGGCGGCATCAGGCTTGCCAACAGCTCCGTATCATCCTCGACCACCCGCGCCTCGCCCCACAGTTTGATGCGGCTTCGGTGGGCGTAATCCATGAGGAACAGGTGGGCCTTGGGGTTGTCTGCCAGATTGCCCAAGGTGATGTATTGCCGATTGCCGGCAAAATCGGCGAAGGCGATGGTGTGGTCGTCGAGAACATGGAGGAAGCCGGGCGGGCCGCCGCGGTGTTGGATATAGGGCTGGCCTTCGGCACTGGCGGTGGCCATGAAGATGCTGGTCTGCA
This Paramagnetospirillum magnetotacticum MS-1 DNA region includes the following protein-coding sequences:
- a CDS encoding pyridoxamine 5'-phosphate oxidase family protein, whose translation is MSHLRTPASDVAFTPTVKAMQSRLGSRAAYARMESTGGWESRITSDLALFIALQTSIFMATASAEGQPYIQHRGGPPGFLHVLDDHTIAFADFAGNRQYITLGNLADNPKAHLFLMDYAHRSRIKLWGEARVVEDDTELLASLMPPDYRARPERVILFSVAAWDANCPQHIPRRFEAAEVAALLDERDRRIAVLEAELAMLRPK
- a CDS encoding transglycosylase domain-containing protein, giving the protein MTRGRRAAFGITAGLVLTLAVLWPRADLAAPAMTRILLDRHGTFLAQSGGSDATGYGYWPVERVPERVAAAIIAIEDRRFTAHPGVDPVATVRAAAERLRGAGRSGASTIAMQVARMQMPGPRTLPRKLLEAATAMIMVARHGREEVLRHYLRLVPFGNGSHGIAHAARWYLDKPVDDLSWAEIAFLSAIPQAPARMNPYTSEGKARAVRRGHRILAHLHQAGLMGAEEFALAESQIEHLVVPRHGRRPAEMIHPVLRLQRALAASPSPVAPLVFTTLDLAVQRRVQEAASRLMPDWRARGAEQVAVVVMDRSSREVLAWLGSESYFSPQGGAIDFTAVSRSPGSALKPLIYALALDRGRIAANTILADLPETQWGIDNSDHDYLGPMLPRQALANSRNVPAVSVLRQAGLDETHLFLSTLGVHDNTQAASRYGLVLAVGAMPTTLERLIRAYGAIADDGRLKDLSWWRGQEVSPPGQVLAAATARQITLFLSDPAARLPTFPRLGANEAGIPIAIKTGTSQGYRDAWAVTWTIDTMVGVWTGRARGTTMQAMTGAQSSARLAQEILVGLREARPDSLAERAFPPPANYRPVELCARTGLRSAGRCSQTLVEWFADGRPPEEDDVFQLLKVDLRNGLLAAPWTPGDYVVERTFAAFPPEHAAWGSANALAPPPTELSPLDRPSDRAPTAARPGAVGTRDAGAGLRVIAPRDGLRMARNPETPPEADMLNLRATVGRGVTTVVWLVDGRPWAEAGAHDPVHWPLSAGTHVFQVTSQDGTQRSAPVAISVE
- a CDS encoding NrsF family protein produces the protein MRTDDLILSLSQDARPVRRLAPPTRRALGWFALAIPVVGAIALAMGLRADLGLRMAEPAFVIQLIACGLTAFCAAIAGLALTIPGTPRLWALLPVPSMLVWLGGFGRQCVLEWLAPESGELLSGPHLHCLPDIAVITAIPTTVLLLMLRRGACLEPRLPVMLGGLAAAALAHGGLSLAHPEDSGLLVLIVQFLAIGLLALVIGARPRGA
- a CDS encoding RNA polymerase sigma factor, producing MSTSMGGDDGAVTYAPLPTNSLQDPVEAKAIPAMDIAADTPFEALSGLIESKGGRSVTSGEQNGTGTAWGALMAAAQDGDGAAYGRLLAEIAPMLRRTIRRRWGDTDCEDIVQEVLISLHRVRHTYDPNRPFIPWLMAIAQFRIADAARKSARRTVHERPEWSFEFGLPDVAAEEPQETQGDPQLLRRAIADLPEGQRRAVELLKLEERSLKEAAAETGMTVGALKVAVHRGLKSLRAALTGREL